A stretch of Pomacea canaliculata isolate SZHN2017 linkage group LG6, ASM307304v1, whole genome shotgun sequence DNA encodes these proteins:
- the LOC112566407 gene encoding LOW QUALITY PROTEIN: decaprenyl-diphosphate synthase subunit 2-like (The sequence of the model RefSeq protein was modified relative to this genomic sequence to represent the inferred CDS: inserted 1 base in 1 codon) produces the protein MAKSVITVLTCSFRRKLHGTFSSSTDIKNYPLSCIFKRHISSFGLSKPSEWNKVVSDAERIVGYPTSFLSLRCLLSDELANVALQMRKLVGXKHPLLQTAKEMMSDGKHSLQTRGLIVLLISKAAGTAPGMDVMEKDLVSGILPSQRSLAEITEIIHTANLIHKGVVNISDLTPKDGLLGDMEFGNKMAVLSGDFLLASACTGLAELENTQVVEIISGAIGNLMEAEFTGFTDKHGNATLPSDVTFSDWLKQTYLSSGSLLAKSCQSAMKLASHSSDVQQQAYKYGLNTAYVQQLSNELKSFGKGSHINIHVSAAPVIMLQERNPMLVREFLSDGVVNQKKLVTAVQGSGILEECWKLCEDFSAKSCWLFELVSLVRCQNCVDQYCPCHEAGLKSQRR, from the exons ATGGCGAAATCAGTTATTACGGTGCTGACTTGCAGTTTTAGAAGAAAGCTGCATGGGACTTTCAGTTCATCTACAGATATTAAAAACTATCCGTTATCATGTATATTCAAAAGACACATAAGTAGTTTTGGGCTTAGCAAACCAAGTGAATGGAATAAGGTTGTCTCAGATGCAGAGAGGATTGTAGGTTATCCTACATCATTCCTCAGTCTTCGATGTTTGCTGAGCGATGAGCTAGCTAATGTTGCACTGCAGATGAGGAAGCTAGTTG CCAAACATCCACTGTTACAGACTGCCAA GGAGATGATGTCTGATGGAAAGCACAGCCTTCAGACACGAGGACTTATTGTCTTGCTTATATCAAAAGCTGCTGGAACAGCTCCTGGAATGGATGTCATGGAGAAGGACCTTGTCAGTGGAATTTTGCCCAG CCAGCGATCTCTAGcagaaataacagaaatcaTCCATACAGCAAATCTCATCCACAAGGGTGTGGTCAACATTAGCGATCTAACCCCTAAAGATGGACTTCTTGGAGACATGGAATTTGGTAATAAAATGGCTGTACTCAGTGGAGACTTCCTGCTGGCAAGTGCTTGTACTGGACTTGCTGAGCTTGAAAACACTCAG gttGTTGAGATCATTTCAGGAGCCATTGGTAATCTCATGGAAGCAGAATTCACTGGATTCACAGACAAGCATGGCAATGCAACCTTGCCCTCTGATGTCACATTTTCAGACTGGCTGAAGCAGACCTATCTGTCTTCTGGCAGCCTGCTTGCCAAAAGCTGCCAGTCTGCCATGAAACTGGCAAGTCACAGCTCTGATGTGCAGCAACAAGCATATAAATATGGGCTTAATACAGCATATGTACAGCAG ctGAGCAACGAACTGAAAAGCTTTGGTAAGGGAAGTCACATAAATATCCATGTGTCTGCTGCTCCCGTGATTATGTTACAAGAACGTAATCCTATGTTGGTTCGTGAATTCCTTAGTGACGGCGTTGTGAATCAAAAAAAG CTTGTGACAGCAGTACAGGGCAGCGGCATTCTTGAGGAATGCTGGAAACTGTGTGAAGACTTCAGTGCTAAAAGCTGTTGGCTCTTTGAACTCGTTTCGCTCGTCCGATGCCAAAACTGCGTTGACCAATATTGTCCATGCCATGAAGCGGGTCTAAAGTCGCAGAGGCGGTAA
- the LOC112566406 gene encoding malonyl-CoA decarboxylase, mitochondrial-like isoform X2 — MKTVLNLCAVKISAMNSESGDFFTFLQSIFSTPNLGTVASEAKCKRFCNFYRALPDISTKAAFLSYLAQSHGINQDNVIQGAQTLAVSQERGEAFVLKAMERLRASMTPSYQSLLQQIGRIEGGVKFLVDLRSDILNCITSSTSELDSAHFQALNRLLQELLTLWFAVGFLELQRVTWTSPCDIVQKISDYEAVHPIRNWTDLKHRVGSYRRCYVFTHHSMPREPIVVLHTALTSEISSSIHSIIHNPRFRASSSDSPLTEAAPPHEPLEEENTSEITTAVFYSITSTQRGLKGVELGNYLIKRVVHELQTEFPHIASFSSLSPIPGFRDWLMNQINLQMHRARIGEEDSDQMLLTSAEMQTLENCRQNHHSSILEAFKHLVQSNQWLPRQEAVMAMKVPLLRLCARYLYLEKRRGFALNPVANFHLANGAVLWRINFLADTSIRGLNQSCGLMVNYRYYLDIAETNSQEYLLHQRISASNDVLDLIGSDTTTFKTVATPARQNSASSSPFRESGSE; from the exons ATGAAGACTGTGCTCAACTTGTGTGCAGTCAAGATCAGTGCCATGAACTCAGAGAGTGGTGattttttcacctttcttcAGTCCATCTTCTCCACACCAAATCTCGGCACTGTAGCTTCAGAA GCCAAGTGCAAAAGGTTCTGCAATTTTTATCGTGCTTTGCCTGACATCAGCACAAAGGCAGCATTCCTTAGTTACCTTGCACAATCTCACGGTATCAACCAGGACAATGTTATACAAGGTGCACAAACACTAGCCGTGTCTCAG GAGAGAGGAGAGGCTTTTGTGTTGAAGGCCATGGAGCGACTCCGGGCATCCATGACACCTAGCTACCAAAGTCTTCTGCAGCAGATTGGGCGTATTGAGGGTGGTGTGAAGTTTTTGGTAGACCTGCGTTCAGACATTCTG AACTGCATAACCAGCAGCACAAGTGAATTAGACTCCGCTCACTTTCAAGCACTAAACCGCTTGCTACAGGAGCTTCTCACTCTGTGGTTTGCTGTTGGGTTCTTGGAGCTGCAGCGAGTAACTTGGACCTCACCTTGTGACATTGTTCAAAAA ATATCTGATTATGAGGCTGTGCATCCTATCCGTAACTGGACAGATTTAAAACATCGAGTTGGTTCTTATCGACGATGTTATGTCTTTACACATCACAGTATGCCACGTGAACCTATTGTAGTTTTGCATACAGCTTTGACCAGTGAAATATCAAGTAGTATACAT TCAATCATCCACAATCCGCGATTTAGGGCCAGCTCTTCAGACTCTCCCCTCACAGAAGCTGCTCCCCCACATGAGCCATTAGAAGAGGAAAATACATCAGAGATCACCACAGCAGTCTTTTACTCGATCACATCGACGCAGCGAG GTCTAAAAGGTGTGGAATTAGGAAACTATCTCATCAAGCGAGTTGTACATGAATTGCAGACTGAGTTTCCTCACATAGCCTCTTTCTCCTCCCTGTCACCGATTCCAGGATTCCGAGACTGGTTAATGAACCAGATCAATTTACAGATGCATCGGGCAA GGATTGGTGAGGAGGACTCTGACCAGATGCTGCTCACATCAGCAGAAATGCAGACATTGGAAAACTGCCGTCAGAACCACCACTCTTCTATTTTGGAAGCTTTTAAGCATTTGGTGCAGTCTAATCAGTGGCTACCACGGCAAGAGGCTGTCATGGCAATGAAAGTGCCACTTCTGCGCCTGTGTGCTCGTTATCTTTACCTGGAAAAGAGACGAGGCTTTGCTTTGAACCCTGTTG CAAACTTCCACCTTGCAAATGGAGCTGTACTTTGGCGCATCAACTTTCTTGCGGACACATCTATTCGAGGTTTGAACCAATCTTGCGGACTTATGGTTAACTACCGATACTACCTTGATATTGCTGAAACCAACAGCCAAGAGTATCTTCTACACCAACGGATATCTGCATCGAATGATGTTTTGGACTTAATTGGCTCTGACACCACCACCTTCAAAACAGTTGCAACCCCAGCAAGACAGAATTCGGCATCATCATCTCCTTTCAGAGAAAGTGGAAGTGAATGA
- the LOC112566406 gene encoding malonyl-CoA decarboxylase, mitochondrial-like isoform X1: MAMLKRLSLAGGILRMKTVLNLCAVKISAMNSESGDFFTFLQSIFSTPNLGTVASEAKCKRFCNFYRALPDISTKAAFLSYLAQSHGINQDNVIQGAQTLAVSQERGEAFVLKAMERLRASMTPSYQSLLQQIGRIEGGVKFLVDLRSDILNCITSSTSELDSAHFQALNRLLQELLTLWFAVGFLELQRVTWTSPCDIVQKISDYEAVHPIRNWTDLKHRVGSYRRCYVFTHHSMPREPIVVLHTALTSEISSSIHSIIHNPRFRASSSDSPLTEAAPPHEPLEEENTSEITTAVFYSITSTQRGLKGVELGNYLIKRVVHELQTEFPHIASFSSLSPIPGFRDWLMNQINLQMHRARIGEEDSDQMLLTSAEMQTLENCRQNHHSSILEAFKHLVQSNQWLPRQEAVMAMKVPLLRLCARYLYLEKRRGFALNPVANFHLANGAVLWRINFLADTSIRGLNQSCGLMVNYRYYLDIAETNSQEYLLHQRISASNDVLDLIGSDTTTFKTVATPARQNSASSSPFRESGSE; encoded by the exons ATGGCTATGCTAAAGAGACTGTCATTGGCGGGAGGG ATCCTGCGGATGAAGACTGTGCTCAACTTGTGTGCAGTCAAGATCAGTGCCATGAACTCAGAGAGTGGTGattttttcacctttcttcAGTCCATCTTCTCCACACCAAATCTCGGCACTGTAGCTTCAGAA GCCAAGTGCAAAAGGTTCTGCAATTTTTATCGTGCTTTGCCTGACATCAGCACAAAGGCAGCATTCCTTAGTTACCTTGCACAATCTCACGGTATCAACCAGGACAATGTTATACAAGGTGCACAAACACTAGCCGTGTCTCAG GAGAGAGGAGAGGCTTTTGTGTTGAAGGCCATGGAGCGACTCCGGGCATCCATGACACCTAGCTACCAAAGTCTTCTGCAGCAGATTGGGCGTATTGAGGGTGGTGTGAAGTTTTTGGTAGACCTGCGTTCAGACATTCTG AACTGCATAACCAGCAGCACAAGTGAATTAGACTCCGCTCACTTTCAAGCACTAAACCGCTTGCTACAGGAGCTTCTCACTCTGTGGTTTGCTGTTGGGTTCTTGGAGCTGCAGCGAGTAACTTGGACCTCACCTTGTGACATTGTTCAAAAA ATATCTGATTATGAGGCTGTGCATCCTATCCGTAACTGGACAGATTTAAAACATCGAGTTGGTTCTTATCGACGATGTTATGTCTTTACACATCACAGTATGCCACGTGAACCTATTGTAGTTTTGCATACAGCTTTGACCAGTGAAATATCAAGTAGTATACAT TCAATCATCCACAATCCGCGATTTAGGGCCAGCTCTTCAGACTCTCCCCTCACAGAAGCTGCTCCCCCACATGAGCCATTAGAAGAGGAAAATACATCAGAGATCACCACAGCAGTCTTTTACTCGATCACATCGACGCAGCGAG GTCTAAAAGGTGTGGAATTAGGAAACTATCTCATCAAGCGAGTTGTACATGAATTGCAGACTGAGTTTCCTCACATAGCCTCTTTCTCCTCCCTGTCACCGATTCCAGGATTCCGAGACTGGTTAATGAACCAGATCAATTTACAGATGCATCGGGCAA GGATTGGTGAGGAGGACTCTGACCAGATGCTGCTCACATCAGCAGAAATGCAGACATTGGAAAACTGCCGTCAGAACCACCACTCTTCTATTTTGGAAGCTTTTAAGCATTTGGTGCAGTCTAATCAGTGGCTACCACGGCAAGAGGCTGTCATGGCAATGAAAGTGCCACTTCTGCGCCTGTGTGCTCGTTATCTTTACCTGGAAAAGAGACGAGGCTTTGCTTTGAACCCTGTTG CAAACTTCCACCTTGCAAATGGAGCTGTACTTTGGCGCATCAACTTTCTTGCGGACACATCTATTCGAGGTTTGAACCAATCTTGCGGACTTATGGTTAACTACCGATACTACCTTGATATTGCTGAAACCAACAGCCAAGAGTATCTTCTACACCAACGGATATCTGCATCGAATGATGTTTTGGACTTAATTGGCTCTGACACCACCACCTTCAAAACAGTTGCAACCCCAGCAAGACAGAATTCGGCATCATCATCTCCTTTCAGAGAAAGTGGAAGTGAATGA
- the LOC112566876 gene encoding uncharacterized protein LOC112566876: METASVELSNTVMAETSELQQLWGTGTPFSGADFTKPRVLYSVLSPARHLSFIKSSNSQPQGILPHVLPSSSTKTIFEAPFCFSNVPSHPSVHSNNDVQQVFPSNRREDPHNKVNEGHDNSLAFEFVPDGAIVRDEDVHDEVRQDGVDKQGKGSFPGDLILPPLTSFPNFPSRWRKKWPRSHGNTVRSTSSPTCGSSRITKRTKNGQRRFAPTKNKKPNETEFESAIPKEQDLRLDTSLLSYNTSDQPPHTFLQSLPVRERGAATPTYEDYPAAYWELRSLTIQRPSDLKEDMIDRDRYRLQQISALRLRAFQQESVSSKLDSVRKWQQQIRDGNPGPRREEETSFHASDSHAQVKAEGRSINDKSPAALVVTSVSLPAFGQNKLKTGVVNDASSLAAVPLTRGQETERLSPREQGPAATEVEIGETSKEPVVKVMKASVLNLHIETAGRSPSHMTLDNVRHRESTYATADTSNRHLHGQVQPESRRLANSLPSIGDDLLAKPQNGRPHMFTSGPARMPPLPDSAVAAFDMKARTAQGHTVPPSHPRTTGTKILRKFTRLQVFGERFSANEQQEDDEGWSLLVTPPDSRRPYLTQLRPPSYRLDLKNYPPHPHGSVGEHPGSSIKLVHMSPRRSDPVTFHFQGGEVIISRHGPQQA; encoded by the exons ATGGAAACGGCGTCAGTTGAACTCAGCAACACGGTGATGGCAGAAACCAGTGAGCTTCAGCAACTTTGGGGAACAGGAACTCCGTTCTCTGGGGCCGACTTCACGAAACCCCGAGTTCTGTACTCCGTTTTATCCCCCGCTCGCCATCTGTCGTTCATCAAGTCCAGTAACTCTCAACCCCAAGGCATCTTGCCTCATGTCTTACCATCTTCCAGCACCAAG ACCATCTTTGAAGCCCCGTTCTGCTTCAGCAATGTGCCCAGCCACCCAAGCGTTCACAGCAACAATGATGTGCAGCAAGTCTTTCCATCCAACAGGCGGGAAGATCCACACAACAAGGTGAATGAGGGCCACGATAACAGCCTAGCCTTTGAATTTGTACCTGACGGCGCCATAGTCAGAGACGAAGACGTACATGATGAAGTGCGCCAGGACGGTGTCGACAAGCAGGGGAAGGGGTCATTTCCGGGAGATCTGATCCTGCCGCCTCTGACCAGCTTCCCCAACTTTCCTTCCAGGTGGCGTAAAAAGTGGCCCCGTTCCCATGGAAATACTGTGCGCAGCACCTCGTCTCCCACTTGCGGCTCAAGTCGCATCACAAAGCGAACTAAGAACGGGCAGAGACGCTTCGCACCAACCAAGAACAAGAAGCCGAACGAAACAGAATTCGAAAGTGCAATCCCTAAGGAGCAAGACCTGCGTTTGGACACCAGCCTGCTTTCGTACAATACAAGCGATCAACCGCCACACACCTTCCTTCAGAGCTTGccagtgagggagagaggggcAGCTACCCCTACATACGAGGACTACCCAGCAGCGTACTGGGAGTTACGTTCTTTGACGATCCAGCGTCCAAGCGACCTGAAAGAAGACATGATTGACAGGGACCGGTACCGCCTGCAGCAGATCTCCGCTCTCCGGTTGCGGGCTTTCCAACAGGAGAGTGTTTCCAGCAAGCTGGACTCAGTTCGCAAGTGGCAGCAACAGATTCGAGACGGCAACCCCGGCCCAAGACGGGAAGAGGAGACAAGTTTTCATGCGTCCGATTCCCACGCTCAGGTTAAAGCCGAAGGAAGGAGTATTAACGACAAAAGTCCAGCAGCATTGGTTGTGACATCAGTGTCTCTCCCTGCTTTCGGTCAGAATAAATTAAAGACTGGCGTCGTTAATGATGCATCTTCGCTTGCTGCTGTTCCTCTGACTCGCGGACAGGAGACAGAGCGATTATCTCCAAGAGAACAGGGGCCAGCAGCAACAGAAGTGGAGATCGGAGAAACCTCGAAAGAACCAGTCGTGAAAGTTATGAAGGCATCAGTCCTCAATCTGCACATTGAGACAGCCGGAAGATCGCCATCTCACATGACCCTCGACAATGTCAGACACAGAGAGTCGACATATGCAACTGCCGACACGTCCAACCGCCATCTCCACGGTCAAGTTCAGCCTGAAAGTCGTCGACTCGCTAATAGTCTGCCTTCCATTGGCGACGATTTGCTGGCAAAACCTCAAAACGGTCGTCCACACATGTTTACCTCTGGGCCAGCTCGCATGCCTCCTTTGCCGGATTCGGCAGTTGCAGCTTTTGACATGAAAGCCAGGACAGCTCAGGGTCACACCGTGCCTCCGAGTCATCCGAGGACCACTGGGACAAAGATTCTGAGAAAGTTCACCCGCCTGCAGGTTTTTGGAGAGAGGTTTTCGGCCAATGAACAGCAAGAGGACGACGAAGGGTGGAGCCTGCTAGTCACGCCTCCGGACAGCAGAAGGCCTTACTTGACTCAGCTCCGCCCTCCGTCGTACCGACTGGATCTGAAGAACTACCCGCCTCATCCGCACGGCTCCGTTGGTGAACATCCGGGTAGTAGCATCAAGTTAGTTCACATGTCACCACGTCGCTCCGATCCAGTTACGTTTCATTTCCAGGGCGGTGAGGTCATCATATCTCGCCATGGACCTCAACAGGCGTAA